A stretch of the Synergistota bacterium genome encodes the following:
- a CDS encoding C4-dicarboxylate ABC transporter, translated as MLKELRDRRDVIRNFSPAWGAAVMGTGITSITSYQLGLKTLAYALLLLNLILFIVIFIIWSLRFLIYPEAVKKHLKHPVIAHFFPTVPIGALVLASNLLLVGKDLWNTGDIISWAKPLWLFGAIGTIFFGILITILVFLHTEIDMSHANCGWLIPPVGAIVVPTSGAILVPYWGSSFLSEYALLFCLLSWGIGFFYYLFLNASLIHRFIYHELPPKTLAATMWIGLGPVGVGIISLNNIVKASKYAPAFLKLFSALKGVVYLFSVAFWGFGVFWFFISFVLTLYYLFKIALPYAMSWWAFTFPLGAYTSATLMLSSSLSLGAVKAFGIFLYVLLLIFWGMTFLKTMKAAWSGALFKAH; from the coding sequence ATGCTGAAAGAATTGCGAGATAGGAGGGACGTTATTCGTAATTTTTCGCCTGCATGGGGAGCTGCCGTTATGGGGACCGGTATAACTTCCATAACAAGTTATCAGCTTGGCTTAAAGACGCTTGCCTATGCACTTCTCCTGTTAAACCTTATTCTCTTTATAGTCATCTTTATTATATGGAGCCTGAGGTTTCTGATTTATCCTGAAGCGGTGAAGAAGCATCTTAAGCATCCCGTTATAGCTCACTTTTTCCCTACCGTTCCTATAGGTGCCCTTGTTCTCGCGTCGAATTTGCTTCTTGTCGGGAAGGATCTCTGGAACACGGGTGATATCATATCATGGGCTAAGCCTCTCTGGCTTTTTGGGGCTATAGGTACCATATTTTTTGGCATTCTCATTACTATTCTCGTTTTCCTGCATACCGAGATAGACATGAGTCATGCAAATTGCGGGTGGTTGATACCACCGGTTGGAGCTATAGTGGTTCCCACAAGCGGAGCAATCCTCGTTCCCTATTGGGGTAGCTCCTTCTTATCTGAGTATGCGCTTCTCTTTTGCTTGCTATCCTGGGGAATAGGCTTCTTTTATTACCTTTTCTTAAACGCTTCCCTGATTCATCGCTTTATATACCATGAGCTTCCCCCGAAGACCTTAGCTGCTACCATGTGGATAGGTTTAGGACCCGTTGGAGTCGGGATAATTTCTCTAAACAATATCGTTAAAGCTTCGAAATACGCTCCTGCGTTCCTAAAGCTTTTTTCAGCGCTTAAAGGCGTGGTTTACCTTTTCTCGGTGGCCTTTTGGGGCTTTGGTGTATTCTGGTTTTTCATAAGCTTTGTTCTTACTCTCTATTATCTTTTTAAAATCGCTCTTCCATATGCCATGAGCTGGTGGGCCTTTACTTTTCCCTTAGGAGCCTATACTTCAGCGACTCTCATGCTTTCCAGTTCACTAAGCTTAGGTGCTGTTAAAGCCTTTGGAATCTTTCTTTATGTTCTTCTTCTCATATTCTGGGGAATGACATTCTTAAAAACGATGAAAGCTGCATGGAGTGGAGCACTGTTTAAAGCGCATTAA
- a CDS encoding helix-turn-helix transcriptional regulator, which translates to MPALGGEVEVRSFSALDFMTIWLYTHAVMDELEKVVSILKAISDKKRLKILLCLKKQGEECVCRIAESLGESQPNVSKHLFILRSAGLVKSRREGTMVFYSLSVPPYIMELLNEISNEVKEGAQVC; encoded by the coding sequence ATGCCAGCTTTAGGAGGGGAAGTAGAGGTTAGAAGTTTTTCTGCTCTTGACTTTATGACTATTTGGTTATATACTCATGCAGTCATGGACGAGCTGGAAAAGGTTGTATCAATTCTTAAAGCGATTTCCGACAAAAAAAGATTGAAAATCCTCCTCTGCTTGAAAAAGCAGGGGGAAGAGTGCGTTTGCAGAATAGCAGAGTCCCTGGGCGAATCCCAGCCCAATGTTTCTAAGCATCTCTTTATCTTGAGATCTGCTGGCTTGGTTAAATCAAGGAGAGAGGGCACGATGGTTTTCTACTCCTTGAGCGTGCCCCCTTATATTATGGAGCTTTTGAATGAGATCTCGAACGAGGTAAAGGAGGGAGCTCAGGTATGCTGA
- the mutM gene encoding DNA-formamidopyrimidine glycosylase, with the protein MPELPEIEVLRRKLERLIKDKVIRDVEIYDSSKLIGIKPELVKGKSVLSVGRRGKHLYFDLSSGRKLVFHLRLRGKLVYGEDSGELVDPWIALKFRSGKSLFFGDPRRMATLELVDDLNQVKTIANMGPEPLDEGFLPEDFRRRVSATSKKIKPLLMDQSFIAGIGNVYADEILYRAGIHPERSARTLSASEIDKLYFSIRDVLSEALEHNGVGEYTSLGVDDVEIGDYERYLKVHGREGSPCPRCGTKIIKIKVGGRGTYLCPKCQL; encoded by the coding sequence TTGCCAGAGCTTCCTGAAATTGAAGTTTTGCGTAGAAAGCTCGAGCGCCTTATAAAGGATAAGGTTATAAGAGATGTTGAGATATACGATTCTTCGAAGCTTATCGGGATTAAGCCAGAGCTCGTTAAGGGGAAAAGCGTTCTCTCTGTTGGCAGGAGAGGAAAGCATCTTTACTTTGATCTCTCATCTGGAAGAAAGCTTGTCTTTCATTTAAGGCTTCGTGGTAAGCTCGTTTACGGTGAGGACAGCGGTGAGCTTGTTGATCCCTGGATAGCGCTGAAGTTCAGAAGCGGTAAAAGTCTCTTCTTTGGAGATCCGAGAAGGATGGCAACGCTTGAGCTTGTTGACGATCTAAATCAAGTTAAGACTATAGCGAACATGGGACCCGAACCGCTCGATGAGGGTTTTCTCCCCGAGGACTTTAGAAGGAGGGTTTCTGCTACTTCCAAGAAGATAAAGCCTCTTCTTATGGATCAGTCTTTTATAGCTGGGATTGGGAATGTCTACGCTGATGAGATTCTTTACAGGGCGGGAATACATCCCGAAAGGAGTGCGAGAACGCTTTCAGCCTCTGAAATAGATAAACTCTACTTTTCTATAAGAGATGTCTTAAGTGAAGCGCTTGAGCACAATGGTGTGGGAGAATATACCTCCTTGGGAGTGGATGATGTAGAGATAGGTGATTATGAGAGATATCTTAAAGTTCATGGTAGGGAAGGCAGTCCTTGTCCCCGTTGTGGGACTAAAATAATCAAGATTAAGGTCGGCGGAAGAGGCACCTATCTTTGTCCTAAATGCCAGCTTTAG
- the pyk gene encoding pyruvate kinase, whose product MKRTKIIATLGPASNDESTLSAMIKEGMNIARLNFSHGTYETHGRSLKMVRSLEEKLGIPVAVMLDTKGPEIRTGRLKNKIVYLEEGSTVVLTSEDIEGDENRISVNHRELAEDVKPGDRILIDDGSLELEVIEVKDGDVYCKVIVGGELGERKGVNVPGVDLSLPSLSDKDISDIKWGVENGIDWFAISFVRKASDIFEVRRIIEESNNSIKVIAKIETRQAVNNFDDILKVSDGIMVARGDLGVELPPEEVPLLQKRFINACRKVGKPVIVATQMLESMIHNPRPTRAEANDVANAIFDGADAVMLSGETARGKYPVEAVRMMRKIIEKTEEEILREERSFSVFISSSIPDAVSHATCTIAKDLKASAIITATQSGSTARMVAKYRPSCPIIATTPSLKTIRELLLTWGVYPIRIEPTESTDKLLETSVEKAFEAGYLSEGDVVVLTAGVPVGIPGTTNLIKVHVIAKILIKGVGIGKKKAIGKVILAPTAEDALNKVEKGSILVVRQTDSEYIPIMDKVVGVVAEEGGLSSHAAIVGLQYGIPVIVGAENALSVLRDGMVVSIDGERGVVYEGEVKLI is encoded by the coding sequence TTGAAGAGAACAAAGATTATAGCTACCCTTGGTCCTGCGTCTAATGATGAATCGACCTTATCTGCGATGATAAAGGAAGGCATGAATATAGCTCGTCTAAACTTTTCTCATGGGACTTATGAAACTCATGGACGATCTCTTAAGATGGTCAGATCGCTTGAGGAAAAGCTTGGAATACCTGTTGCGGTAATGCTCGATACCAAGGGACCTGAGATAAGAACGGGGAGGCTCAAAAACAAGATAGTCTACCTGGAGGAAGGTAGCACTGTTGTATTAACATCCGAGGACATAGAAGGCGATGAAAATAGAATATCCGTAAATCATCGTGAGCTGGCTGAAGATGTAAAGCCGGGTGATAGGATTCTCATAGATGATGGTAGTTTAGAGCTTGAGGTAATTGAGGTTAAGGATGGAGATGTTTACTGTAAGGTTATAGTTGGAGGAGAGCTTGGTGAGCGAAAAGGCGTTAACGTCCCTGGTGTGGATTTGTCGCTTCCTTCCCTGTCGGATAAGGATATAAGCGACATCAAATGGGGCGTTGAAAACGGGATAGATTGGTTTGCTATATCTTTCGTTAGAAAGGCGAGCGACATCTTTGAGGTTAGGAGAATAATTGAGGAGTCCAATAACAGTATAAAAGTAATAGCTAAGATAGAAACGCGTCAAGCGGTAAACAACTTCGATGATATACTTAAGGTATCGGATGGAATAATGGTTGCGAGGGGAGATCTTGGTGTTGAGCTTCCTCCCGAGGAGGTTCCATTGCTACAGAAGAGATTTATAAACGCCTGTAGAAAAGTAGGTAAGCCTGTTATAGTTGCTACTCAGATGCTCGAATCCATGATACATAATCCTCGTCCTACGAGAGCTGAGGCTAACGATGTTGCTAATGCCATCTTTGATGGGGCTGATGCCGTTATGCTTTCTGGGGAAACGGCGAGAGGAAAATATCCCGTTGAAGCTGTTAGAATGATGAGGAAGATAATAGAGAAAACGGAAGAGGAGATCCTTCGAGAAGAAAGGAGCTTTTCCGTTTTCATCTCCTCCTCTATACCCGATGCGGTTAGCCACGCTACCTGCACCATAGCTAAGGATCTTAAAGCTTCCGCAATAATAACTGCTACTCAATCGGGATCAACCGCGAGGATGGTAGCGAAATATCGCCCGAGCTGTCCTATTATAGCGACAACTCCTTCTTTAAAAACCATAAGGGAGCTTCTCTTAACGTGGGGAGTTTATCCGATTAGGATAGAGCCAACGGAAAGCACCGATAAGCTTCTTGAGACGAGCGTGGAGAAGGCTTTTGAAGCGGGATATCTGAGTGAAGGGGATGTAGTGGTCTTAACTGCTGGAGTTCCTGTGGGTATTCCCGGCACCACAAACTTAATAAAGGTTCATGTGATTGCTAAGATACTCATAAAGGGCGTTGGAATAGGGAAGAAAAAGGCTATAGGTAAGGTGATTTTAGCTCCAACTGCTGAAGATGCACTAAACAAGGTTGAAAAGGGATCAATACTCGTGGTGAGGCAGACAGACAGCGAATACATTCCTATAATGGATAAGGTTGTTGGAGTGGTAGCCGAAGAAGGAGGACTTTCCTCTCATGCTGCGATAGTTGGTTTGCAATATGGGATACCGGTTATAGTCGGCGCGGAGAACGCACTTTCTGTGTTGAGGGATGGTATGGTTGTTTCCATTGATGGAGAGCGAGGGGTGGTTTATGAAGGAGAGGTGAAGCTGATTTAG
- the pfkA gene encoding 6-phosphofructokinase translates to MKRIGVLTSGGDAPGMNAAIRAVTRTAIYHKLEVVGIKRGYLGLMEGDFVEMSLGSVGGILQRGGTILQTARSERFKTEEGLEEAVSKLREAGIDGLVVIGGDGSFRGAKALYERGILTIGVPGTIDNDIAGTDYTIGFDTAVNTAVEAINKLRDTASSHERMFIVEVMGRRSGFIALMAGLASGAESILVPEMGYDIEEICVRLRRGYRRGKTHSIIVVAEGVASAAEIRDQIWDQTGYEMRVVVLGHIQRGGSPTAFDRILASRLGAKAVELIIEGIGGKMVGLEGNRESVHDISYAWENKKELNLELYRLAGILSI, encoded by the coding sequence ATTAAGAGGATAGGGGTCTTAACAAGCGGGGGAGACGCCCCCGGTATGAACGCCGCTATAAGAGCGGTTACGAGGACGGCGATATACCACAAGCTTGAGGTAGTGGGTATAAAAAGAGGCTATTTGGGACTCATGGAGGGAGATTTCGTTGAGATGAGCTTAGGTAGCGTTGGAGGAATACTCCAGAGAGGAGGAACCATCCTTCAAACCGCTCGATCGGAGAGGTTCAAAACTGAGGAAGGACTTGAGGAAGCTGTTTCTAAGCTCAGAGAAGCTGGAATAGATGGCCTTGTCGTCATAGGAGGGGACGGATCCTTTAGGGGAGCTAAAGCCCTTTATGAAAGGGGAATATTAACCATAGGCGTTCCTGGGACGATAGATAACGACATAGCTGGCACGGATTACACCATAGGCTTTGATACTGCTGTTAACACGGCGGTTGAGGCTATAAACAAGCTTAGGGATACCGCTTCATCCCATGAGAGAATGTTTATAGTAGAGGTTATGGGAAGAAGATCAGGTTTTATAGCTCTTATGGCGGGTCTTGCGAGCGGTGCGGAATCCATACTTGTTCCAGAGATGGGATACGATATAGAGGAAATCTGCGTGAGGCTTAGAAGAGGTTATAGGAGGGGCAAGACTCACAGCATAATTGTGGTTGCTGAAGGAGTAGCTTCTGCTGCAGAGATAAGGGATCAGATATGGGATCAAACGGGATATGAAATGAGGGTTGTCGTTCTCGGTCATATTCAGAGAGGAGGCTCCCCAACTGCGTTCGATAGGATACTCGCGAGTCGCCTTGGAGCTAAAGCGGTTGAGCTTATCATAGAGGGAATTGGGGGGAAAATGGTTGGACTGGAAGGCAACAGAGAATCCGTTCACGATATCTCTTATGCTTGGGAAAATAAGAAAGAACTTAATCTTGAGCTATATAGATTAGCGGGGATATTAAGTATATGA
- the mtrB gene encoding trp RNA-binding attenuation protein MtrB, with protein MKDSSIVLADFILVKALENGVSVIGLTRGEETRFHHTEKLDKGEVLIAQFTEHTSAIKVRGRAKVMCKYGTVIAGEEED; from the coding sequence ATGAAGGACAGCTCTATAGTATTAGCGGATTTTATACTGGTTAAGGCTTTGGAAAATGGTGTGTCTGTTATAGGTTTGACCCGCGGTGAGGAAACGAGATTTCATCATACTGAGAAGCTTGATAAGGGAGAAGTTTTAATAGCTCAGTTTACGGAGCATACGTCTGCTATAAAGGTGAGGGGCAGAGCTAAAGTCATGTGCAAGTATGGCACGGTGATAGCGGGTGAGGAAGAAGATTAA
- a CDS encoding DNA polymerase III subunit alpha: protein MSDFVHLHVHSEYSLLDGACRVKELAKRAREEGMPAVAITDHGVLYGAIDFYEACQSEGVKPIIGCEVYITTDDYRKKGVKNQILYHLILLARDEEGYKNLMKLVTLSHIEGFYYKPRIDRKLLEKYSKGLIALSGCIAGDIPSLILAGRSEEAESLALYYQEIFGKGNFYLEIQKNGMPQQDRVNKALIALSKRTGIPLVATNDVHYMDREDAFWHEILLCVQTNTNLSDEKRLRFPTDEFYFKSCEEMKEDFKEVPEALKNTVAIAERCELKLEFGKLHLPKYDVPEGYDLHGYLVYLCEQGLRRRFGENPPSHVLDRMRYELEIIKQMGYSGYFLIVSDFINYAKSVGIPVGPGRGSAAGSLVSYLLGITNLNPLDYGLLFERFLNPERVSPPDIDVDFCDRRRDEVIEYVRRKYGEDRVANIITFGTMAARGAIRDVGRVLGMPYKEIDKIAKLVPFGPKVTIDDALSESPELARRVREDPQIARLIEVAKKIEGLPRHASQHAAGVIVAPAPLTEFTPLQRMSDGSIVTQYSMKPLEKLGLLKVDFLGLRTLTVVSDAIENIKRSKGIEIKLEEIPLDDEKTYALLQRADTMGVFQLESDGMRRLLERLKPNCFEDLIAVLALYRPGPLGSGMVDDYIQRKRGLAPITYPHPLLEDILRETYGVILYQEQVMQIAAVLAGFSLGEADLLRRAMGKKEPETMMKMREEFVRRAVERGVSKADAERIFDLMEYFAGYGFNKSHSAAYALVSYQTAYLKTHHPVEFMAALLSSKMDRVEEIAFYIREARRKGIKILPPDVNESDTGFKVTKEGIRFGLAAVKNVGESAISEIIRAREKKGRFESFQDFCRKVNLKVVNSRVIESLIKAGAFDSMPGSRAQKLKLLPSLLSAGEDESSLFQRSMFELSFPDVPEPSVDELLSWEEEVTGFYITCHPLDRWMDELFKYATATSKRLSSIRGGRRVVVGGVITKVSRRKGARGGGVLIVSLEDLDGSMDVVFFGKLGEREMELLLKGKVVLIEGEIDRSGDKTRVIGSKVVPIEEASQHFDPCFWISVDANLVDREKLFELENLLRKHKGRSRTLMEVKDTCGRVVLDLSSRYRVSPSPELREEIGRIFNKGEISIRF from the coding sequence ATGAGTGATTTCGTTCATCTTCATGTTCATAGCGAATACAGTCTTCTTGATGGAGCCTGTAGGGTCAAGGAGCTTGCCAAGCGGGCTCGAGAAGAAGGTATGCCCGCCGTTGCGATAACGGATCACGGGGTTTTATATGGCGCCATAGATTTTTATGAGGCATGTCAGTCTGAAGGTGTGAAACCTATAATAGGCTGTGAGGTTTACATAACCACCGATGATTACAGGAAGAAAGGGGTAAAAAATCAAATTCTTTATCACCTCATACTCTTAGCGAGAGATGAAGAAGGCTATAAGAACCTCATGAAGCTGGTTACGCTGTCTCACATTGAGGGTTTTTATTATAAACCTCGTATAGATAGAAAGCTTCTTGAAAAGTATAGCAAAGGTTTGATAGCCTTAAGCGGTTGCATAGCGGGCGATATTCCGTCTCTGATATTAGCGGGAAGATCTGAAGAGGCGGAGAGCTTAGCCCTCTATTATCAGGAGATATTCGGTAAGGGGAATTTCTATCTTGAAATACAGAAAAACGGTATGCCTCAGCAGGACAGAGTTAACAAAGCGCTAATCGCTCTAAGCAAGAGAACGGGGATTCCGCTGGTTGCAACCAATGATGTGCACTATATGGATCGCGAGGATGCTTTCTGGCACGAGATACTCTTGTGTGTTCAGACTAATACTAACCTTTCGGATGAGAAACGTCTTCGCTTTCCCACTGATGAGTTTTATTTTAAAAGCTGTGAGGAAATGAAAGAGGATTTTAAGGAAGTTCCTGAGGCGCTTAAGAATACTGTGGCTATAGCTGAAAGGTGTGAGCTTAAGCTGGAGTTTGGGAAGCTTCACCTTCCGAAGTATGATGTTCCCGAGGGATACGATCTTCATGGTTATTTAGTCTATCTCTGCGAACAGGGATTAAGAAGGAGATTTGGGGAGAATCCCCCCTCTCACGTGCTTGACAGGATGCGTTATGAGCTTGAGATTATCAAGCAGATGGGATATTCTGGATATTTTCTGATAGTTTCGGACTTTATAAACTATGCTAAGAGCGTGGGGATTCCAGTGGGTCCTGGTAGGGGATCTGCTGCAGGCAGTCTTGTTTCCTATCTCCTTGGAATAACGAACCTCAATCCGCTTGATTATGGTCTTCTTTTCGAGAGGTTTCTGAATCCGGAGAGAGTTTCTCCTCCAGATATAGATGTAGATTTCTGTGATAGAAGAAGAGATGAGGTTATAGAGTATGTCAGGCGAAAGTATGGTGAAGATAGAGTTGCCAATATAATAACCTTCGGTACTATGGCAGCTCGTGGAGCCATAAGGGATGTTGGCAGGGTTTTAGGAATGCCTTATAAGGAGATCGATAAAATCGCTAAGCTGGTTCCATTTGGTCCCAAGGTTACGATAGATGATGCTCTTTCGGAGAGCCCCGAGCTTGCGAGGAGGGTAAGGGAAGATCCACAAATTGCCAGACTTATAGAAGTTGCTAAGAAAATAGAGGGGCTTCCGCGGCACGCTTCTCAGCATGCAGCAGGCGTTATAGTCGCACCTGCTCCTTTAACGGAGTTTACTCCTCTTCAGAGAATGTCGGATGGCTCGATTGTTACTCAGTATTCCATGAAACCATTGGAGAAGCTGGGTTTGCTTAAGGTTGATTTCCTTGGGTTAAGGACGCTAACTGTGGTTAGCGATGCGATTGAGAACATTAAGCGTAGTAAAGGGATAGAGATAAAGCTTGAAGAGATACCCCTTGATGATGAAAAGACATACGCTTTGCTTCAAAGGGCGGATACTATGGGTGTCTTCCAGCTTGAGAGTGACGGCATGAGGAGACTCCTTGAGCGCTTGAAACCTAATTGCTTTGAGGATTTAATAGCGGTGCTTGCTCTTTATAGACCGGGCCCCTTGGGAAGCGGAATGGTAGATGATTACATACAGAGAAAGCGTGGACTTGCTCCCATAACTTATCCACACCCGCTTCTTGAAGATATATTGAGAGAAACCTATGGAGTTATTTTATATCAGGAGCAGGTCATGCAGATAGCTGCAGTTTTGGCTGGTTTTTCGCTTGGAGAAGCGGACTTGCTTAGGCGAGCAATGGGGAAGAAAGAACCTGAAACCATGATGAAGATGAGAGAGGAATTCGTCAGGAGAGCTGTCGAGAGGGGGGTTTCAAAAGCTGATGCCGAGAGGATATTTGATCTGATGGAATACTTTGCGGGTTATGGATTTAATAAATCGCATAGCGCTGCTTATGCTCTCGTTTCCTATCAAACCGCCTATCTTAAAACACATCATCCCGTTGAGTTTATGGCAGCGCTTCTTTCGAGTAAGATGGACAGGGTGGAAGAGATCGCTTTTTACATAAGAGAGGCTCGTAGAAAGGGAATAAAGATCTTACCACCCGATGTTAACGAAAGCGATACTGGTTTTAAGGTCACAAAGGAGGGCATAAGGTTTGGGCTCGCTGCAGTTAAAAACGTGGGAGAGAGCGCTATATCGGAGATAATAAGAGCTCGGGAGAAGAAAGGTAGGTTTGAAAGCTTTCAGGACTTTTGTAGGAAAGTTAACCTCAAGGTGGTAAATAGCAGAGTAATAGAAAGCTTGATAAAGGCTGGGGCCTTTGATTCCATGCCAGGATCGAGAGCTCAAAAGCTTAAGCTGCTGCCAAGCCTTCTTTCCGCTGGTGAGGATGAAAGCTCTCTTTTCCAAAGATCAATGTTTGAGCTTTCGTTTCCGGATGTTCCTGAGCCGAGCGTCGATGAGCTTCTTTCCTGGGAGGAGGAAGTAACTGGCTTCTATATAACTTGTCATCCTCTTGATAGATGGATGGATGAGCTGTTTAAGTACGCCACGGCGACGAGCAAGAGGCTGTCTTCCATACGGGGAGGAAGAAGAGTAGTAGTGGGGGGGGTTATAACCAAGGTTTCGAGGAGAAAGGGAGCAAGGGGAGGAGGTGTGCTTATAGTTTCTCTTGAGGATCTTGATGGATCGATGGATGTGGTCTTTTTCGGAAAACTTGGAGAGAGGGAAATGGAGCTTCTCCTCAAGGGAAAAGTGGTGCTAATAGAGGGAGAGATTGACAGGAGCGGTGATAAGACTCGCGTTATAGGGTCTAAAGTCGTTCCAATAGAGGAAGCTTCACAGCATTTTGATCCTTGTTTCTGGATATCAGTGGATGCTAATCTCGTTGATAGGGAAAAGCTCTTTGAGCTTGAAAATCTTCTTAGAAAACACAAAGGTAGAAGCAGAACGCTTATGGAAGTTAAAGATACTTGTGGTAGGGTAGTTTTGGATTTAAGCTCGCGCTATAGGGTTTCTCCAAGCCCGGAGCTCCGGGAGGAAATAGGAAGGATTTTCAATAAAGGGGAAATATCAATAAGATTCTAA
- a CDS encoding SDR family NAD(P)-dependent oxidoreductase, which yields MSDLRSFFRGKRILVSGGTGSIGRELVFQLLKLDPKVVRVLSRDEHKLFQLREKLGKEERVRYLIGDIRDKERLRWALEDIDVVFHAAALKHVAFCEYNPFESVKTNVIGTQNLIEVSLERNVSVFITVSSDKAVNPTTTLGASKLLAERITISANQYKGRRKSMFSVVRFGNVVGSRGSVIPKFLKQIKKGGPITITHPSMRRYMMTLPQAVNLVLRSAVLTKGGEVFILKMPKVWIYDLAEVMIELFAPRCGYSPKDIKIEVVGMEVGEKIDEKLFSEEEIVKLRELDNFYILSDKQGKPAVFTEDVFLSKPEIREMLEEWWKEREGEYE from the coding sequence GTGAGCGACTTAAGGTCATTTTTTAGAGGAAAGAGAATACTTGTCAGTGGAGGAACGGGTTCAATAGGAAGAGAGCTTGTTTTTCAGCTTCTTAAGCTTGATCCTAAGGTAGTCAGAGTTCTATCTCGAGACGAGCACAAGCTTTTTCAGCTTAGGGAGAAGCTTGGGAAGGAGGAGCGAGTTAGATATCTTATCGGAGACATAAGGGATAAGGAGAGATTGAGATGGGCTCTCGAAGATATAGATGTGGTCTTTCATGCTGCCGCTCTTAAGCATGTGGCCTTCTGTGAGTATAATCCATTTGAGAGTGTAAAAACTAACGTTATTGGAACTCAAAACCTCATAGAGGTCTCGTTAGAGAGAAACGTGTCCGTATTCATTACTGTAAGTTCAGATAAGGCGGTTAATCCTACAACCACGCTTGGGGCTTCTAAGCTTCTTGCTGAGAGGATAACAATATCCGCAAATCAATATAAAGGAAGAAGAAAATCTATGTTTTCGGTAGTTAGATTTGGAAACGTTGTGGGATCGAGAGGTTCCGTTATACCTAAGTTCCTCAAGCAGATAAAAAAGGGAGGTCCTATTACTATAACCCATCCCTCGATGAGGAGATACATGATGACCCTTCCTCAAGCGGTTAATCTCGTCCTGAGGTCTGCTGTTTTAACCAAGGGTGGGGAGGTTTTCATTCTTAAAATGCCAAAGGTTTGGATCTACGATCTCGCAGAGGTAATGATAGAGCTCTTTGCTCCGAGATGTGGATATTCTCCAAAGGATATAAAGATAGAGGTTGTTGGAATGGAAGTCGGGGAGAAGATAGATGAGAAGCTTTTTTCCGAGGAGGAAATAGTAAAGTTGAGGGAACTCGATAATTTTTATATACTCTCGGATAAGCAGGGTAAACCTGCGGTCTTTACCGAGGATGTGTTTCTATCTAAACCTGAAATAAGAGAGATGCTTGAGGAGTGGTGGAAGGAGAGAGAAGGAGAATATGAGTGA